From a region of the Solanum stenotomum isolate F172 unplaced genomic scaffold, ASM1918654v1 scaffold17077, whole genome shotgun sequence genome:
- the LOC125850452 gene encoding uncharacterized protein LOC125850452 codes for MDTAGLPDPNPSQPDTTTAAAVDITTAAAVDTTTAAAVDTTTAIDDPLNNPYTSLNAICHELSDLQDLATRGAWKSILDKVGHARSLSLLTKPHEHLTYLTFNVLALTKLRRPVDANQELETLLDGEDFNTPQFHYQNYPNHYPNMKGNFVPFALRWLHAYLPYSLAQRMKSLDRLYTLIDFIRSKKLKVSTNPSKDLWKRREILVLNTIISHHLSQKDFKLCLGLLNELIGICGDDDPNVLSKLGYVKMQYGDVEGAKKAFSAVEGMIGSESEVGLRNLVSRSKALMYIVEKDYVSAVREYEECIERDGMDMVAMNNKALCLMYSRDLSDAIKVLENALERVPTVALNESLVVNLCSMYELAYVNHADIKRTLNNWIARVAPDDFDSSCTRT; via the coding sequence ATGGACACCGCCGGATTACCCGACCCGAATCCATCACAACCCGACACCACCACCGCTGCCGCCGTGGACATCACCACCGCTGCCGCCGTGGACACCACCACCGCCGCCGCCGTGGACACCACCACTGCCATTGACGATCCACTAAACAACCCATACACCTCCCTAAACGCCATCTGCCATGAACTCTCCGATCTCCAAGACCTAGCCACCCGCGGCGCGTGGAAGTCAATCCTCGACAAAGTCGGCCACGCGCGGTCCCTCAGCCTCCTCACTAAACCTCACGAACACCTCACGTACCTCACTTTCAACGTCTTAGCACTCACCAAGCTCCGCCGTCCCGTCGATGCTAATCAAGAGCTCGAAACCCTCCTCGACGGCGAAGATTTCAACACCCCACAATTCCATTACCAGAATTACCCTAATCATTACCCCAATATGAAGGGCAATTTCGTCCCTTTTGCTCTCCGTTGGCTCCATGCTTATCTTCCTTACTCTCTTGCTCAGCGGATGAAATCACTCGACAGGTTATATACGCTTATTGATTTTATTAGATcgaaaaagttgaaagtttcaACTAACCCCAGTAAAGATTTGTGGAAAAGAAGGGAGATTTTGGTTTTGAATACGATAATTAGTCATCATTTGAGTCAAAAAGATTTCAAATTGTGTTTGGGTTTGTTGAATGAGCTGATTGGAATATGTGGGGATGATGATCCGAACGTGTTGTCGAAATTAGGATATGTGAAAATGCAGTATGGAGATGTGGAGGGTGCGAAAAAGGCGTTTAGCGCGGTGGAGGGAATGATAGGGAGTGAAAGTGAAGTGGGGTTGAGGAATTTGGTTAGTAGGAGTAAGGCATTGATGTATATAGTGGAGAAGGATTATGTCTCTGCTGTAAGGGAGTACGAAGAGTGTATCGAGAGGGATGGAATGGATATGGTGGCTATGAATAATAAAGCTTTGTGTTTGATGTATTCGAGGGATTTATCGGATGCTATTAAGGTGTTGGAGAATGCTCTGGAGAGGGTTCCGACTGTCGCGTTGAATGAGTCTCTTGTTGTGAATTTGTGTAGTATGTATGAATTGGCTTATGTTAATCATGCTGATATTAAGAGGACACTTAACAATTGGATTGCTAGAGTTGCTCCTGATGATTTTGACTCGTCTTGTACTCGAACATGA